The Phycisphaerae bacterium RAS1 genome includes a region encoding these proteins:
- the topA gene encoding DNA topoisomerase 1 — translation MAKTKAISKKALVIVESPAKAKTINKYLGDDFVVKASMGHVRDLPERNFGIDLTADFRPTYETLRTRAKVLKELRTLASSADEVYLATDLDREGEAIAWHLAEALNLPEDRIKRVIFNEITRTAIQEAFNHPHHIDLDRVNAQQARRILDRIVGYELSPLLWKKIAKGLSAGRVQSVAVRLIVEREREIRAFVPDESWKVTTYLSGDPGAADKLRQPWRELTAADVTQKDAQRWLADNGCFRAELAELAGKPWNATTAQETRAVVEALGVRVDQIRRTPWADYKHLNLEQAAIEGALDPARAPRLAVSELSTKRTTSRPPAPFTTASLQQQAANQLRFPAARTMRTAQGLYEGVDITGEGPVGLITYMRTDSTNLSKDSLNSVRGFIKSQFGQRYVPDEPNFFGKRQERAQEAHEAIRPTDPHRTPDSIRKFLTDEQFRLYDLIWRRFVACQMPPAEWDSTSVSVTCETKLGPARFAGNGRKLVFDGFMKVAGVSSDDQILPPLAEGKPVGLLDLEPKQQWTSPPARYTEASLVKALESEGIGRPSTYASIIETIQDRGYVEQDDRKFYPSALGELVTDKLVQHFPKIMDIKFTSYMEDELDKIEDAHLDWVHVLHEFYDPFRELLTAAGDEMEMARSQPSEYACSECGSPMVYRWSKTGRFLACSGYPKCKSTRNVNRDGKPIEIKHADSACQTCGKPMVLRQSKSGYFLGCSGYPDCRTTVECDDHGQPLKLVTEEELRRTCDQCGQGTMVVKRKGRRAFLGCNAYPNCKNTASLPEGVRLERKPAPPPEEAGLNCDKCKRAMVIRSGKRGKFLACSGFPKCRNAKPLEKLEELKAAAAARGETPVSLAAAGGGAKAARVTYTPEGDPPPGFAWTRTGRPVVEVMPEDHTLPCPECGSTMELKRGRFGPFFSCGNFPRCRFNANLRGEAKKQAEELLPAPVRPKPIPTDIPCEECGQPMLVRQGPRGRFLGCSGYPKCKSTQELPPGFNVEAMAAEPAGAK, via the coding sequence ATGGCCAAGACCAAGGCAATCTCGAAAAAGGCGCTCGTGATCGTCGAGTCGCCGGCCAAGGCGAAAACCATAAATAAATATCTGGGGGATGACTTCGTCGTGAAGGCCTCGATGGGCCACGTCCGCGATCTGCCCGAACGCAACTTCGGTATCGACCTCACCGCCGACTTTCGCCCCACGTACGAGACCCTGCGAACGCGGGCCAAGGTGCTGAAAGAACTGCGGACGCTGGCCAGCAGCGCCGACGAAGTCTACCTCGCGACCGACCTGGACCGCGAAGGTGAGGCGATCGCCTGGCACCTCGCCGAAGCCCTGAATCTGCCGGAAGATAGGATCAAGCGGGTCATCTTCAACGAGATCACGCGAACGGCAATCCAGGAAGCCTTCAACCACCCGCACCACATCGACCTGGATCGCGTGAACGCACAGCAGGCCCGACGGATCCTCGACCGCATCGTCGGTTATGAGCTCAGCCCGCTGCTCTGGAAGAAGATCGCCAAGGGTCTCTCCGCCGGACGCGTCCAATCGGTCGCCGTGCGGCTGATCGTCGAGCGCGAACGCGAAATCCGTGCCTTCGTGCCGGACGAAAGCTGGAAAGTCACCACTTATCTCAGCGGCGACCCCGGTGCGGCGGACAAACTTCGTCAGCCGTGGAGGGAACTGACCGCCGCTGACGTGACCCAGAAGGACGCGCAGCGCTGGCTGGCGGACAACGGCTGCTTCCGGGCGGAGCTGGCCGAGCTGGCTGGAAAACCCTGGAACGCGACCACGGCGCAGGAAACGCGCGCAGTCGTTGAAGCACTTGGCGTCCGCGTCGACCAGATCCGCCGCACACCCTGGGCCGATTACAAACATCTGAATCTCGAGCAGGCGGCCATCGAGGGGGCGCTCGACCCGGCCCGTGCGCCGAGGCTGGCTGTCTCCGAGCTGTCGACCAAGCGCACCACGTCGCGCCCGCCGGCGCCGTTTACGACCGCCTCGCTGCAGCAGCAGGCGGCCAATCAGCTTCGCTTCCCCGCGGCCCGCACCATGCGCACGGCGCAGGGGTTGTACGAAGGCGTGGACATCACGGGCGAAGGCCCGGTCGGTCTCATCACATACATGCGAACCGACTCGACCAACCTGTCGAAAGACTCACTGAATTCCGTCCGCGGGTTCATCAAGTCGCAATTCGGCCAGCGCTACGTGCCCGACGAGCCGAACTTCTTCGGCAAGCGCCAGGAGCGCGCCCAGGAGGCGCACGAGGCCATCCGCCCGACCGATCCGCACCGCACGCCGGACAGCATCCGGAAGTTCCTGACCGACGAGCAATTCCGGCTGTACGACCTGATCTGGCGGCGCTTCGTGGCGTGCCAGATGCCGCCGGCGGAGTGGGACTCGACCTCGGTCAGCGTCACGTGCGAGACGAAGCTCGGCCCGGCGCGCTTCGCCGGCAACGGCCGCAAGCTGGTGTTCGACGGCTTCATGAAAGTGGCCGGCGTCAGCAGCGATGATCAGATTCTGCCGCCGCTGGCCGAGGGCAAGCCGGTCGGCCTGCTCGACCTGGAGCCGAAGCAGCAGTGGACGTCGCCGCCGGCGCGCTATACGGAAGCGTCGCTGGTGAAGGCGCTGGAGTCGGAGGGCATCGGCCGGCCGAGCACGTACGCCAGCATCATCGAGACGATTCAGGATCGCGGGTACGTCGAGCAGGATGACCGCAAGTTCTACCCGTCGGCGCTGGGCGAGCTGGTGACCGACAAGCTGGTGCAGCACTTCCCGAAGATCATGGACATCAAGTTCACGTCCTACATGGAGGACGAGCTGGACAAGATCGAAGACGCGCACCTCGACTGGGTGCACGTGCTGCACGAGTTCTACGACCCGTTCCGCGAGCTGCTCACCGCCGCCGGCGACGAAATGGAGATGGCCCGCAGCCAGCCGAGTGAATACGCGTGCAGCGAGTGCGGCAGCCCGATGGTCTATCGCTGGAGCAAGACCGGCCGCTTCCTGGCGTGCAGCGGATATCCCAAGTGCAAATCGACGCGCAACGTCAACCGCGACGGCAAGCCGATCGAGATCAAGCACGCCGACAGCGCCTGCCAGACCTGCGGCAAGCCGATGGTCCTGCGGCAGAGCAAGAGCGGGTATTTCCTGGGTTGCAGCGGATATCCGGACTGCCGCACAACGGTTGAATGCGACGACCACGGGCAGCCGCTGAAGCTCGTCACAGAGGAGGAGCTGCGGCGCACGTGCGACCAGTGCGGACAGGGCACGATGGTGGTGAAGCGCAAGGGCCGCCGGGCGTTTCTCGGCTGCAATGCCTATCCGAACTGCAAGAACACCGCGTCGCTGCCGGAGGGCGTGCGGCTGGAGCGCAAGCCGGCCCCGCCGCCGGAAGAGGCCGGGCTGAATTGCGACAAGTGCAAACGGGCGATGGTGATTCGCAGCGGCAAGCGCGGCAAGTTCCTTGCCTGCTCCGGGTTTCCGAAGTGCCGCAATGCCAAGCCGCTGGAGAAGCTTGAGGAGCTGAAGGCGGCGGCGGCGGCGCGGGGTGAGACGCCGGTTTCGCTGGCGGCGGCGGGCGGCGGCGCCAAGGCGGCGCGCGTCACTTACACGCCCGAAGGCGATCCGCCGCCGGGGTTCGCGTGGACGCGCACGGGCCGGCCGGTGGTGGAGGTGATGCCGGAAGATCACACGCTGCCCTGCCCCGAGTGCGGCAGCACGATGGAGCTGAAGCGCGGTCGGTTCGGCCCGTTTTTCTCCTGCGGCAACTTCCCGCGCTGCCGCTTCAATGCGAACTTGCGCGGCGAAGCGAAGAAACAGGCGGAGGAGCTGTTGCCGGCGCCGGTGCGGCCCAAGCCGATCCCGACCGACATTCCGTGCGAGGAGTGCGGCCAGCCGATGCTGGTGCGTCAGGGTCCGCGCGGGCGGTTCCTGGGCTGCAGCGGCTACCCGAAATGCAAATCGACGCAGGAACTGCCGCCGGGGTTTAACGTAGAGGCGATGGCGGCGGAGCCGGCGGGGGCGAAGTAG
- the proS gene encoding Proline--tRNA ligase produces MAKAPQTAITPTRADDYPEWYQQVIKAADLAENSPVRGCMVIKPWGYALWENIQRVLDGMFKATGHKNAYFPLFIPLSFLEKEAEHVEGFAKECAVVTHHRLEAGPDGKLVPTGKLDEPLVVRPTSETIIGDSFARWVQSYRDLPLLINQWANIVRWELRTRMFLRTAEFLWQEGHTAHATRQEAEEETLRMLDVYATFAEQYLAVPVIKGLKTPMERFPGAVDTYCIEAMMQDRKALQAGTSHFLGQNFAKASDIKFLGPEGKQEYAWTTSWGVSTRLVGAMIMAHSDDDGLVCPPRLAPAHIAILPITREENAAQVLDYCHKLAAELLAASYDGRPLVVEVDAREGRGGDKAWEWIKRGVPIRLEIGGRDIASDSVFVGRRDKGPKEKYGQPRAEFVAGVAKLLDEMQAGLLARARKLRDDNTRRIDSKKDLYDYFTPKNADKPEIHGGFAMCHFNLEAGIEPQLKDELGVTVRCIPLDAPDEAGTCVMSGQPSRKRVVMAKAY; encoded by the coding sequence ATGGCCAAAGCACCGCAAACTGCCATCACGCCCACCCGCGCCGACGACTACCCGGAGTGGTACCAGCAGGTCATCAAGGCCGCCGACCTGGCCGAGAACTCGCCCGTCCGCGGCTGCATGGTGATCAAGCCCTGGGGCTACGCGCTGTGGGAGAACATCCAGCGCGTGCTCGACGGCATGTTCAAGGCCACCGGCCACAAGAACGCCTACTTCCCGCTCTTCATCCCGCTCAGCTTCCTCGAAAAAGAAGCCGAGCACGTGGAGGGCTTCGCCAAGGAGTGTGCCGTCGTTACGCATCATCGGCTCGAAGCCGGCCCGGACGGCAAGCTCGTGCCGACCGGCAAGCTCGACGAGCCGCTGGTCGTGCGGCCGACCAGCGAGACGATCATCGGCGACTCCTTCGCCCGCTGGGTGCAGAGCTACCGCGACCTGCCGCTGCTCATCAACCAGTGGGCCAATATCGTCCGCTGGGAGCTGCGCACGCGCATGTTCCTGCGCACCGCCGAATTCCTGTGGCAGGAAGGGCATACCGCCCACGCCACCCGGCAGGAGGCCGAGGAAGAAACGCTGCGCATGCTCGATGTTTACGCAACATTCGCCGAGCAATATCTCGCAGTGCCGGTGATCAAGGGGCTGAAGACGCCGATGGAGCGCTTCCCGGGCGCGGTCGATACGTATTGTATCGAGGCCATGATGCAGGACCGCAAGGCGCTGCAAGCGGGCACGTCGCACTTCCTCGGGCAGAATTTCGCCAAGGCCAGCGACATCAAGTTCCTCGGGCCGGAGGGCAAGCAGGAATATGCCTGGACCACGTCGTGGGGCGTCTCCACGCGGCTGGTGGGCGCGATGATCATGGCGCACAGCGACGACGACGGATTGGTCTGCCCGCCGAGGCTCGCGCCGGCCCATATCGCAATTCTCCCGATCACGCGCGAGGAAAACGCGGCCCAGGTGCTCGACTATTGCCACAAGCTGGCGGCGGAGCTGCTGGCGGCAAGCTACGATGGCCGGCCGCTCGTGGTCGAGGTTGACGCGCGCGAGGGTCGCGGCGGTGACAAGGCCTGGGAGTGGATCAAGCGGGGCGTGCCGATCCGCCTGGAAATTGGTGGGCGCGACATCGCGTCGGATTCGGTCTTCGTCGGCCGGCGCGACAAGGGACCGAAGGAGAAGTATGGCCAGCCGCGGGCGGAGTTTGTCGCGGGCGTGGCGAAGCTGCTGGACGAGATGCAGGCCGGCCTGCTGGCCCGGGCCCGCAAGCTGCGCGACGACAACACGCGGCGAATCGACTCGAAGAAAGACCTATACGACTACTTCACTCCGAAAAACGCCGACAAGCCTGAGATTCACGGCGGCTTTGCGATGTGTCATTTCAACCTGGAAGCCGGGATCGAGCCGCAGCTCAAGGACGAGCTGGGCGTCACGGTTCGCTGCATCCCGCTGGACGCGCCGGACGAGGCGGGCACGTGCGTGATGAGCGGCCAGCCGAGCCGGAAACGCGTGGTGATGGCAAAGGCGTATTGA
- a CDS encoding Orotidine 5'-phosphate decarboxylase, with product MPPHFADRLTAAIAARNTPAVVGLDPLIERLPPLLRASAAAPDSAAAAIEAFCREVIDAVAPLVPAVKINSAFFEAFYEFGVAAYFRVIAHAHARGLLVIGDVKRGDIGSTARLYARGHLDQPAFELDPARVADAVTLAGYLGRGAVQPFIDAGRAPGRGVFVLVRPSDPAADEVHEFAGGAAAAGVPFYRHMAALVHAWGSAPELLGRCGLSCVGAVVAPKDAATTVAVRAALPHAIFLVPGFGAQGATAADCKACFLPGGRGAIVNASRSVIFAYEKTGSAASKGGDWLRDVESACREFITQLRSAIPQ from the coding sequence ATGCCGCCGCATTTCGCCGACCGGCTGACGGCTGCCATCGCGGCCCGCAACACACCGGCGGTGGTCGGACTTGATCCGCTGATCGAGCGACTGCCGCCGCTTCTGCGCGCGAGCGCCGCCGCGCCGGACTCCGCCGCCGCAGCGATCGAGGCGTTTTGCCGTGAAGTCATCGACGCGGTGGCCCCGCTGGTTCCCGCGGTCAAGATCAACTCCGCGTTCTTCGAAGCCTTCTACGAATTCGGCGTCGCCGCTTATTTTCGCGTCATCGCGCACGCCCACGCGCGCGGGCTGCTGGTCATTGGCGACGTGAAGCGCGGCGACATCGGCTCGACCGCGCGGCTCTACGCACGCGGTCATTTGGACCAGCCGGCGTTCGAGCTCGATCCGGCCCGCGTGGCCGACGCCGTGACGCTCGCCGGTTATCTCGGCCGCGGCGCCGTGCAGCCGTTCATCGACGCCGGCCGCGCTCCGGGCCGCGGAGTGTTCGTGCTGGTTCGTCCATCCGACCCCGCCGCGGATGAAGTCCATGAATTCGCAGGCGGAGCCGCTGCGGCGGGCGTGCCGTTCTATCGCCACATGGCCGCGCTCGTACATGCGTGGGGATCAGCGCCGGAGCTGCTCGGCCGATGCGGGCTGTCCTGCGTCGGCGCGGTCGTCGCGCCCAAGGACGCGGCTACGACGGTCGCTGTGCGCGCGGCCTTGCCGCATGCGATATTCCTGGTCCCCGGTTTCGGCGCACAAGGTGCAACGGCCGCCGACTGCAAGGCGTGCTTTCTTCCCGGCGGCCGCGGCGCGATCGTCAACGCGTCGCGCTCGGTGATTTTCGCCTATGAGAAGACGGGCAGCGCCGCCTCGAAGGGCGGCGACTGGCTGCGCGACGTCGAATCCGCCTGCCGCGAGTTCATCACGCAGCTTCGCAGCGCAATTCCGCAGTGA